Proteins found in one Miscanthus floridulus cultivar M001 chromosome 4, ASM1932011v1, whole genome shotgun sequence genomic segment:
- the LOC136549352 gene encoding serine carboxypeptidase 2-like, whose product MTGGLPLVAPVVLLLPVLLALASWRAAAASAGTAAGDRIGRLPGQPAVDFPMYSGYVAVDEGAGGRALFYWLQEVPPEAQPAPLVLWLNGGPGCSSVAYGASEELGAFRIRPDGATLFLNEDRWNTAANILFLDSPAGVGFSYTNTSSELYTNGDNKTAHDSYTFLVKWFERFPQYKYRDFYIAGESYGGHYVPQLSQLVYRNNAGVARPIINFKGFMVGNAVINDHTDYAGMFESWWNHGLISDATYGLLRTSCGGLNESIIHPSPACNAATDVATAEQGNIDMYSIYTPLCGQTSSTKRSWRSSSLIGRRHYYHLMGGSYDPCTENHSTVYYNRPEVQRALHANLTGINYPWATCSDLIIDTNWGDSPRSMLSIYKELIAAGLRIWVFSGDTDAVIPLTSTRYSIDALGLPTTTSWYPWYDKKQVGGWSQVYEGLTLVTVRGAGHEVPLHRPQQALILFQQFLKGEPMPKNGTVA is encoded by the exons ATGACCGGCGGTCTCCCTCTAGTAGCTCCAGTAGTGCTTCTTCTTCCCGTGTTGCTTGCATTGGCATCATGGCGAGCCGCCGCCGCATCGGCCGGAACCGCCGCCGGAGACCGCATCGGACGGCTGCCAGGGCAGCCGGCCGTGGACTTCCCGATGTACTCGGGGTACGTTGCAGTGGACGAGGGCGCCGGCGGGCGAGCGCTGTTCTACTGGCTCCAGGAGGTGCCGCCGGAGGCACAGCCGGCGCCGCTGGTGCTGTGGCTGAACGGCGGGCCAGGGTGCTCGTCGGTGGCGTACGGCGCGTCCGAGGAGCTCGGCGCGTTCCGCATCCGGCCTGACGGCGCGACACTATTCCTCAACGAGGACCGGTGGAACACAG CGGCGAACATCTTGTTCCTGGACTCGCCGGCCGGCGTGGGATTCTCCTACACCAACACCAGCTCCGAGCTTTACACCAACGGCGACAACAAAACAGCCCACGATTCCTACACTTTCCTGGTGAAATGGTTCGAGAGGTTCCCGCAGTACAAGTACCGCGATTTCTACATTGCCGGAGAGAGCTACGGAG GGCACTACGTCCCGCAGCTGTCGCAGCTGGTCTACCGGAACAACGCAGGCGTCGCGAGACCCATCATAAACTTCAAAGGCTTCATGGTCGGCAACGCGGTGATCAACGACCACACGGACTACGCCGGCATGTTCGAGTCGTGGTGGAACCACGGGCTGATCTCCGACGCCACGTACGGGCTGCTCAGGACCTCCTGCGGTGGTCTCAACGAGTCCATCATCCACCCGTCGCCGGCGTGCAACGCGGCGACGGACGTGGCCACGGCGGAGCAGGGCAACATCGACATGTACAGCATCTACACGCCCCTGTGCGGCCAGACGTCGTCGACCAAGAGATCATGGAGGTCGTCGTCGTTGATAGGCCGCCGCCACTACTACCACTTGATGGGGGGATCGTATGACCCGTGCACCGAAAACCACTCCACGGTTTACTACAACCGGCCGGAGGTGCAGAGGGCTCTCCACGCCAACCTCACCGGAATAAACTATCCATGGGCGACCTGCAG TGATTTAATTATCGACACCAACTGGGGAGATTCGCCAAGGTCCATGCTTTCTATCTACAAAGAGCTTATCGCAGCTGGCCTAAGGATATGGGTCTTCAG TGGAGACACGGACGCCGTAATCCCCTTAACATCAACAAGATACTCCATTGATGCTCTTGGCCTCCCAACTACCACTAGCTGGTATCCGTGGTATGATAAGAAACAG GTTGGTGGATGGAGCCAAGTGTACGAGGGCCTGACCTTGGTGACCGTCCGTGGCGCAGGGCACGAGGTTCCCCTCCACCGCCCGCAGCAAGCACTCATATTGTTCCAACAGTTCTTGAAGGGAGAACCCATGCCAAAAAATGGAACCGTGGCATAG